The following are encoded in a window of Microbacterium sp. LWO13-1.2 genomic DNA:
- a CDS encoding FAD-dependent oxidoreductase has translation MTSLQTDVLIVGGGLGGVAAALAALRRGRQVILTEQYPWLGGQLTSQIVPPDESYWVEQFGITASYRALRDGIRDYYRQNYPLTERARSTKELNPGLGRVSRLCHEPRVAVAVLDALLAPYRASGLLTVLQPALPVAATVDGDLVTSVLVEHDGQRREITASFVLDATETGDLLPLVNAEYVVGAESRAETGEPNAAEVSDPQNVQAITWCFAFDHEEGADHTIERPAEYDRFRAAHPEFWGAPLLSFTAPDPRTLEPVTRTMNVNPPIVERGASDQRTDAGDRDLWEFRRILARENFVPGFLDSDVVVANWPMLDYLDGSVIDTADAADHLAGAKELARSYVYWLQTEAPRPDGGFGFPGLRLRGDVAGTEDGFAQAPYIRESRRIVARRTVVEQDISVALRGHGGPATFDDSVGVGMYRIDIHPSTGGDNYIDVECAPFEIPLGALVPVRLRNFLPAAKNIGTTHITNGAYRLHPVEWNIGESAGELAAFCLEGALDPGAVLADRALVIAFQARLVEAGIEIHWPEIIGY, from the coding sequence ATGACGTCGTTGCAGACCGACGTTCTCATCGTCGGCGGAGGACTCGGCGGGGTCGCGGCTGCGCTGGCCGCGCTCCGGCGGGGTCGCCAGGTGATCCTCACCGAGCAGTACCCCTGGCTCGGAGGGCAGCTGACCTCGCAGATCGTTCCGCCTGACGAGTCGTACTGGGTCGAGCAGTTCGGGATCACCGCGTCCTATCGCGCGCTCCGCGACGGCATCCGCGACTACTACCGCCAGAACTATCCGCTCACCGAGCGCGCTCGTTCGACGAAGGAGCTGAACCCCGGACTCGGTCGGGTCAGTCGGCTGTGCCACGAGCCGCGCGTCGCGGTCGCAGTGCTCGATGCGTTGCTCGCGCCCTACCGTGCCAGCGGGCTGCTCACCGTTCTGCAGCCGGCGCTGCCTGTCGCGGCGACCGTCGATGGCGACCTCGTGACGTCGGTCCTTGTCGAGCACGACGGGCAGCGGCGCGAGATCACCGCGTCCTTCGTCCTCGACGCCACCGAAACCGGTGATCTCCTCCCTCTCGTCAATGCCGAGTACGTCGTCGGCGCCGAATCTCGCGCCGAGACAGGGGAGCCGAACGCCGCCGAGGTGTCCGACCCGCAGAACGTGCAGGCGATCACCTGGTGCTTCGCGTTCGACCACGAGGAGGGCGCCGATCACACGATCGAGCGACCTGCGGAGTACGACCGTTTTCGGGCGGCCCATCCGGAGTTCTGGGGCGCCCCGCTGCTCTCGTTCACCGCACCGGATCCGCGCACGTTGGAACCCGTGACGCGCACCATGAACGTCAACCCGCCGATCGTCGAGCGCGGAGCATCCGATCAGAGAACCGACGCGGGAGACCGAGACCTCTGGGAGTTCCGTCGCATTCTCGCCCGTGAGAACTTCGTCCCCGGTTTCCTCGACAGCGACGTGGTCGTGGCCAACTGGCCGATGCTCGACTACCTCGACGGCTCTGTCATCGACACCGCGGATGCCGCGGACCACCTGGCCGGCGCCAAGGAACTCGCGCGGTCGTACGTGTACTGGCTGCAGACCGAGGCTCCGCGACCCGACGGCGGCTTCGGTTTTCCGGGGCTCCGCCTGCGGGGAGACGTCGCCGGTACCGAAGACGGATTCGCTCAGGCGCCCTACATCCGTGAGTCACGGCGGATCGTCGCACGACGCACGGTCGTTGAGCAGGACATCTCGGTGGCGCTCCGCGGACACGGCGGGCCCGCGACCTTCGACGACTCCGTCGGCGTCGGCATGTACCGGATCGACATCCACCCCTCCACAGGTGGTGACAACTACATCGATGTCGAGTGCGCGCCGTTCGAGATCCCCCTGGGCGCGCTCGTTCCCGTGCGGCTGCGCAACTTCCTGCCGGCGGCGAAGAACATCGGCACCACCCACATCACGAACGGCGCCTATCGCCTGCACCCCGTCGAGTGGAACATCGGCGAGTCGGCCGGCGAGCTCGCTGCCTTCTGTCTGGAAGGCGCGCTCGATCCCGGCGCCGTTCTGGCGGACCGGGCACTCGTCATCGCTTTCCAGGCCCGCCTCGTCGAGGCGGGCATCGAGATCCACTGGCCCGAGATCATCGGCTACTAG
- a CDS encoding sugar ABC transporter substrate-binding protein codes for MSTAKKLGAATAIAALGLALAGCGAAAPTPVETTAAPGSVDLRMSVWTSNEDQLALFDEIAEAYKADHPEIGEITYESLPFADYNTTLTTQIAGGNAPDLAWMGDLSRDLIEADALVPLTDALKATKGWNYDDLVGSVTAEFAVDDELYAYPFSNSPFALYVNKDLLGQAGAAIDGDVTWEKISELGATVHQATGKAGFVIRDFDYANWGQLATVWTGWGASAWSADGKTCTFDSPEMVDAFTFLHDAAFVDQSMPGPGTTADFFAGDAAFTVAQVSRAALLDGSFAYDVIPLPNGPEGEYSVIGQAGVGVLATSPHVQEATDFLAFLTNPENAEKLAAYFPPPRESLLTGEQLAANNPKLTADQLESVVIDQLPDAVTLPNHTGPAEIKAAGKTALDAMWAADADVEAVLAATCEAIEPLLSK; via the coding sequence ATGTCAACAGCAAAGAAGCTGGGTGCGGCGACCGCAATCGCCGCGTTGGGCCTGGCACTGGCGGGATGCGGGGCAGCCGCGCCGACTCCCGTCGAGACCACTGCCGCCCCGGGAAGCGTGGACCTGCGCATGTCGGTGTGGACGTCGAACGAGGATCAGCTCGCACTCTTCGATGAGATCGCCGAGGCATACAAGGCGGACCACCCGGAGATCGGCGAGATCACGTACGAATCGCTGCCCTTCGCCGATTACAACACCACCCTCACGACGCAGATCGCCGGCGGCAACGCGCCGGATCTGGCCTGGATGGGTGACCTGTCTCGCGACCTCATCGAGGCGGACGCCCTCGTGCCGCTGACCGATGCTCTGAAGGCCACCAAGGGCTGGAACTACGACGATCTCGTCGGCAGCGTCACCGCGGAGTTCGCGGTCGACGATGAGCTGTACGCCTACCCGTTCTCGAACTCGCCCTTCGCCCTCTACGTCAACAAGGATCTCCTCGGACAGGCCGGAGCCGCCATCGACGGCGACGTCACGTGGGAGAAGATCAGCGAACTCGGCGCCACCGTGCACCAGGCCACCGGCAAGGCCGGTTTCGTCATCCGCGACTTCGACTACGCGAACTGGGGCCAGCTCGCGACGGTGTGGACCGGCTGGGGTGCCAGCGCCTGGAGCGCGGATGGCAAGACCTGCACCTTCGACAGTCCGGAGATGGTGGACGCCTTCACGTTCCTGCACGACGCGGCCTTCGTCGATCAGTCGATGCCAGGGCCGGGGACCACCGCGGACTTCTTCGCCGGCGACGCAGCCTTCACTGTCGCCCAGGTGTCGCGCGCGGCGCTGCTCGATGGATCCTTCGCGTACGACGTGATCCCGCTGCCGAACGGGCCCGAGGGCGAATACTCCGTCATCGGTCAGGCCGGTGTGGGCGTGCTCGCCACGAGCCCGCACGTGCAGGAGGCGACAGACTTCCTCGCATTCCTCACGAACCCGGAGAACGCGGAGAAGCTCGCCGCGTACTTCCCGCCGCCCCGTGAGTCGCTGCTGACCGGTGAGCAGCTCGCCGCGAACAACCCGAAGCTCACGGCCGACCAGCTCGAGAGCGTCGTCATCGACCAGCTGCCCGACGCGGTGACGCTGCCCAACCACACGGGACCCGCGGAGATCAAGGCTGCGGGCAAGACCGCTCTGGATGCGATGTGGGCGGCGGATGCCGACGTCGAGGCCGTGCTCGCTGCGACCTGCGAAGCCATCGAGCCGCTGCTGTCGAAGTGA
- a CDS encoding sugar ABC transporter permease yields MTALDTVIESRGAVAPRDPHRPFWTMRRRDHLTGYLFIAPQLAGVVLFVLVPVGLGIWYSLNEWNIFRGELTFVGGDNYAALLTDPQLPAVLGATAVFSLGIVVLNIAAGLGLAVLLNRRFRGVTIFRTIFFSPVIVSVVAWTLVWGFLLQDNGGINALLAVFGIDGPNWLLSGDTAMISVIVTQVIRSVGVNMVLFLAALQGVPSELYEAARIDGAGPGRIFLRITLPLISPTLMLTAVITIVGSLQAFANVAVLTGGGPGLSTTVLVYYVFQQAFEFNDIGYGSTLALMLLTFVMLLTMLQWQLRRKWVFYEE; encoded by the coding sequence GTGACCGCTCTCGACACGGTGATCGAGTCCCGGGGCGCGGTGGCGCCCCGGGATCCGCACCGCCCGTTCTGGACGATGCGGCGGCGCGACCACCTCACCGGCTATCTCTTCATCGCGCCGCAACTGGCCGGCGTCGTGCTGTTCGTGCTCGTGCCCGTGGGACTGGGCATCTGGTACAGCCTCAACGAGTGGAACATCTTCCGCGGAGAACTCACGTTCGTCGGCGGCGACAACTACGCCGCTCTGCTGACGGACCCGCAGTTACCGGCGGTGCTCGGTGCGACCGCGGTGTTCTCACTCGGCATCGTCGTGCTCAACATCGCGGCGGGCCTCGGCCTCGCGGTTCTCCTCAACCGCCGCTTCCGCGGCGTGACGATCTTCCGCACGATCTTCTTCTCGCCCGTGATCGTCTCGGTGGTCGCGTGGACGCTGGTCTGGGGATTCCTGCTGCAGGACAACGGGGGCATCAACGCGCTCCTCGCGGTCTTCGGTATCGACGGGCCGAACTGGTTGCTCTCCGGCGACACGGCGATGATCTCGGTCATCGTCACCCAGGTCATCCGCAGCGTCGGGGTGAACATGGTGCTCTTCCTCGCTGCGCTCCAAGGCGTGCCGTCGGAGCTCTACGAGGCGGCCCGGATCGACGGTGCAGGACCGGGGCGGATCTTCCTCCGGATCACCCTGCCCCTGATCTCACCGACGCTCATGCTGACCGCCGTCATCACCATCGTCGGATCGCTGCAGGCATTCGCCAACGTCGCGGTACTCACCGGCGGCGGCCCCGGTCTGTCGACCACCGTGCTCGTCTACTACGTCTTCCAGCAGGCGTTCGAGTTCAACGACATCGGCTACGGGTCGACGCTCGCCCTGATGCTGCTGACCTTCGTGATGCTGCTGACCATGCTGCAGTGGCAGCTCCGCCGGAAGTGGGTGTTCTATGAGGAGTGA
- a CDS encoding carbohydrate ABC transporter permease, which produces MRSEGSRIRRVILIAALIVLAVPFAVPTIWMITSSFKPLAEIFRSPPALFAENPTVAAYVEAFTFQPFAQQYFNSVYIAVLVTAIVMAVSSLAGYAFARIRFPFADALFLVVLVGLLVPGEVTIVPLFQMFKQWGMINTHWPLILVTALAAPCVLATFIMRQFFLSLPVELEEAARIDGLGRPAIWWRISLPLSKPALSAVAILTFLSSWNLYLEPTVYLTSPELFTLPQALTRFTDAYGGQMWNTQLAAATMTVVPMLIVFIVAQRQFVEGLAHSGLKG; this is translated from the coding sequence ATGAGGAGTGAGGGATCCCGCATCCGCCGAGTGATCCTCATCGCAGCGCTGATCGTCCTCGCCGTGCCGTTCGCGGTGCCGACGATCTGGATGATCACGTCATCGTTCAAGCCGCTGGCAGAGATCTTCCGCTCGCCGCCCGCGCTGTTCGCGGAGAACCCGACGGTCGCCGCCTATGTCGAGGCATTCACCTTCCAGCCGTTCGCGCAGCAGTACTTCAACAGCGTGTACATCGCGGTGCTCGTCACGGCGATCGTGATGGCGGTGTCGAGTCTCGCCGGCTACGCCTTCGCCCGCATCCGCTTTCCCTTTGCGGATGCGCTGTTCCTCGTGGTGCTGGTCGGTCTGCTCGTGCCCGGCGAGGTGACGATCGTGCCGCTGTTCCAGATGTTCAAGCAGTGGGGGATGATCAACACCCACTGGCCGTTGATACTGGTGACGGCGCTCGCCGCCCCGTGCGTCCTCGCGACGTTCATCATGCGGCAGTTCTTCCTGTCGCTGCCCGTCGAGCTGGAGGAGGCGGCGCGCATCGACGGGTTGGGCAGGCCGGCGATCTGGTGGCGGATCAGTCTTCCGCTGTCCAAGCCGGCGCTGTCGGCGGTCGCGATCCTCACCTTCCTCTCGTCGTGGAACCTCTATCTCGAACCGACGGTGTACCTCACGTCGCCGGAGCTGTTCACGCTGCCGCAGGCACTGACCCGGTTCACGGATGCGTATGGCGGACAGATGTGGAACACGCAGCTCGCCGCCGCGACCATGACGGTGGTGCCGATGCTGATCGTGTTCATCGTGGCCCAGCGTCAGTTCGTGGAAGGGCTCGCGCACTCCGGTCTCAAAGGCTGA
- a CDS encoding SDR family oxidoreductase, with product MTRSLEGLVAIVTGGASGIGAAIAERLHADGAQIAVLDRDTAGADAAFAAFTADVSDRASVDAAVAAVAEKFGRIDIVVNNAGIGAQGDIAANDDDEWARVLSINVTGIARVTAAALPWLRKSPAAAVCNTASIASTTGLPQRALYSASKGAVSALTRAMAADHLREGIRVNAVNPGTADTPWVQRLLDSAADPAAERAALEARQPHGRLVSAGEVAAAVAYLVSPAAGSTTGTFIEVDGGMARLRLRSE from the coding sequence ATGACCCGCTCACTTGAGGGACTGGTGGCGATCGTCACCGGCGGCGCCTCCGGCATCGGCGCAGCCATCGCCGAACGACTGCACGCCGACGGTGCGCAGATCGCCGTGCTCGATCGCGACACGGCCGGCGCGGATGCCGCGTTCGCCGCCTTCACGGCCGATGTCTCGGACCGCGCGTCGGTGGATGCTGCGGTCGCCGCGGTGGCTGAGAAGTTCGGCCGCATCGACATCGTCGTGAACAACGCCGGCATCGGCGCCCAGGGCGATATCGCCGCGAACGACGATGACGAGTGGGCACGAGTGCTGTCGATCAACGTCACCGGAATCGCCCGTGTCACCGCGGCAGCGCTGCCATGGCTGCGGAAGTCTCCAGCGGCGGCAGTCTGCAACACGGCATCCATCGCCTCCACCACCGGGCTCCCGCAGCGCGCGCTCTACAGCGCGTCGAAGGGCGCGGTATCGGCCCTGACGCGGGCGATGGCCGCCGACCACCTCCGTGAGGGCATCCGCGTGAACGCCGTGAACCCGGGCACCGCCGACACCCCCTGGGTGCAGCGCCTGCTCGATTCGGCTGCGGACCCCGCCGCCGAACGTGCGGCACTCGAGGCGCGTCAGCCGCATGGCCGCCTCGTCTCCGCCGGCGAGGTCGCTGCAGCCGTGGCCTACCTCGTCAGCCCCGCGGCCGGATCGACGACCGGCACCTTCATCGAGGTCGACGGCGGCATGGCGCGGCTGCGGCTCCGCTCCGAGTAG
- a CDS encoding fumarylacetoacetate hydrolase family protein: MKFARLGDPGTEIPVLVEGDHYLDLRAVTSDVNGDFLAGDFRARIAAAREADQLPVLEDAAAMRIGAPIARPSAVICIGMNYAAHAAESGSEPPTIPIVFLKTPNTVVGPNDTVMIPRGSEKTDWEVELGIVIGRRAAYLDSPEESLDHVAGFVVANDVSERDFQMAVSGGQWSKGKIAFGFNPTGPWLVTRDEVDHQALGLRSFVNGEPRQDSNTADMIFSVEHIVHHLSQYVTLEPGDLILTGTPQGVALSGKYPYIAPGDIVEVEIDGLGHQRQEFVAWEARK; the protein is encoded by the coding sequence ATGAAGTTCGCACGGCTTGGCGACCCGGGGACCGAGATCCCCGTTCTCGTAGAGGGCGACCACTACCTCGACCTTCGGGCCGTGACATCCGATGTGAACGGTGATTTTCTCGCCGGTGACTTCCGTGCGCGCATCGCGGCGGCCCGGGAGGCGGACCAGCTCCCCGTGCTCGAGGATGCGGCGGCGATGCGTATCGGCGCGCCGATCGCCCGCCCGAGCGCGGTCATCTGCATCGGCATGAACTACGCGGCGCACGCCGCAGAGTCAGGCTCAGAGCCCCCGACCATCCCGATCGTGTTCCTGAAGACGCCGAACACCGTGGTCGGCCCGAACGACACCGTGATGATCCCCCGTGGCAGCGAGAAGACCGACTGGGAGGTCGAGCTCGGCATCGTCATCGGACGCCGAGCGGCCTACCTCGACTCCCCCGAGGAGTCGCTCGACCATGTCGCCGGATTCGTCGTCGCGAACGACGTGTCCGAGCGCGACTTCCAGATGGCCGTCTCCGGCGGTCAGTGGTCGAAGGGCAAGATCGCCTTCGGCTTCAATCCGACCGGCCCGTGGCTGGTCACCCGCGACGAGGTCGACCACCAGGCGCTCGGGTTGCGCAGCTTCGTCAACGGCGAGCCGCGTCAGGACTCGAACACCGCCGACATGATCTTCTCGGTCGAGCACATCGTGCACCACCTCTCGCAGTACGTGACCCTCGAGCCGGGCGACCTGATCCTCACCGGAACACCGCAAGGCGTCGCCCTCTCCGGCAAGTACCCCTACATAGCACCCGGTGACATCGTCGAGGTGGAGATCGATGGACTGGGCCACCAGCGCCAGGAATTCGTCGCATGGGAGGCACGGAAATGA
- a CDS encoding L-fuconate dehydratase — protein sequence MSRIVALDTTDIRFPTSLSLDGSDAMNPDPDYSAAYVIVRTDAGDDIEGHAFVFTIGRGNDVQVAAIDALAGHLVGRELEPLIDDMGGTFREIIGDSQLRWLGPEKGVMHMAIGAVINALWDIKAKRAGLPLWQLLARMTPEELVDLVDFRYLTNALTREDALKILRDAEPGRAAREQELLATGYPGYTTSPGWLGYSDEKLERLAREAMADGFTQIKLKVGADLDDDIRRFRKAREVCGPDFPIAIDANQRWEVSEAIEWVNALAEFHPAWIEEPTSPDDILGHAEIARGVAPIRVATGEHAQNRMIFKQLLQADAIAVMQIDAVRVGGVNENIANLLLAAKFGVPVCPHAGGVGLCEAVQHLSMFDFVAVSGSRDGRMIEYVDHLHEHFVVPTNIQGGSYMVPTAPGTSMEMKASSIAAYTWKGEHVVVA from the coding sequence GTGAGCCGTATCGTCGCACTCGACACCACCGACATCCGTTTTCCGACGTCGCTCAGTCTCGACGGCTCGGACGCGATGAACCCCGACCCCGACTACTCGGCTGCCTACGTGATCGTGCGCACCGACGCCGGGGACGATATCGAGGGTCATGCCTTCGTGTTCACGATCGGCCGCGGCAACGACGTGCAGGTCGCCGCGATCGACGCGCTCGCCGGTCACCTCGTCGGGCGCGAGCTCGAGCCGCTCATCGATGACATGGGCGGCACGTTCCGCGAGATCATCGGCGACTCGCAGCTGCGCTGGCTCGGCCCGGAGAAGGGCGTCATGCACATGGCGATCGGTGCGGTGATCAACGCGCTGTGGGACATCAAGGCGAAGCGCGCCGGGCTCCCGCTCTGGCAGCTCCTGGCGAGGATGACGCCGGAAGAGCTCGTCGATCTCGTGGACTTCCGATACCTCACCAACGCGCTCACTCGCGAGGACGCCCTGAAGATCCTGCGGGACGCGGAACCCGGGCGGGCCGCTCGCGAGCAGGAGCTGCTGGCCACCGGGTACCCCGGATATACGACCAGCCCCGGCTGGCTCGGCTACTCCGACGAGAAGCTGGAGCGCCTCGCCCGAGAGGCGATGGCCGACGGCTTCACTCAGATCAAGCTCAAGGTCGGCGCCGATCTGGATGACGACATCCGTCGCTTCCGCAAGGCACGCGAGGTGTGCGGCCCCGACTTCCCGATCGCGATCGACGCCAACCAGCGCTGGGAGGTCTCCGAGGCGATCGAGTGGGTGAACGCGCTCGCCGAGTTCCACCCCGCGTGGATCGAGGAGCCCACCAGCCCCGACGATATCCTCGGGCACGCCGAGATCGCCCGCGGCGTGGCGCCCATCCGCGTGGCCACCGGTGAGCACGCGCAGAACCGGATGATCTTCAAACAGCTGCTGCAGGCGGATGCCATCGCGGTGATGCAGATCGACGCCGTCCGCGTCGGCGGCGTCAACGAGAACATCGCCAACCTGCTTCTCGCCGCGAAGTTCGGAGTTCCGGTCTGTCCGCACGCCGGCGGCGTCGGCCTCTGCGAGGCCGTGCAGCACCTGTCGATGTTCGACTTCGTGGCGGTGAGCGGCAGCCGTGACGGCCGCATGATCGAATACGTGGACCACCTGCACGAGCACTTCGTCGTGCCGACGAACATCCAGGGCGGTTCCTACATGGTGCCGACGGCGCCAGGAACGAGCATGGAGATGAAAGCGTCCAGCATCGCGGCCTACACCTGGAAGGGCGAGCATGTCGTCGTCGCCTGA
- a CDS encoding aldo/keto reductase, whose amino-acid sequence MSSSPDLRTGFPRLGYGAANVGNLFRELTDDESWAVLDAAWESGIRYFDTAPHYGLGLSERRLGAFLQTKPRDEYVLSTKVGRLLRPNPDHDGGLDTANDFHVPADLRRVWDFSEAGVRTSLEESRERLGIERIDLVYLHDPERHDLELALAEALPALEQLREEGEAPMIGIGSMVSDALAAAVRGADLDLIMVAGRYTLLEQPAAADVLPACRETGTGIVAASVFNSGLLASSAPRRDGRYEYGQLPDALWERLVRIAAVCDDHDVPLPAAAIQFPLQAPEVRSVVVGGSRPAQLQQNADYAALEIPEALWQNLAAEGLIQASVATI is encoded by the coding sequence ATGTCGTCGTCGCCTGATCTCCGCACGGGCTTCCCCCGCCTCGGCTACGGTGCCGCCAACGTCGGCAACCTCTTCCGCGAACTCACCGACGATGAATCCTGGGCGGTGCTGGATGCCGCGTGGGAGAGCGGCATCCGCTACTTCGACACCGCGCCGCACTACGGCCTCGGGCTCTCCGAACGGCGCCTCGGTGCGTTCCTGCAGACGAAGCCGCGCGACGAGTACGTGCTCTCGACCAAGGTCGGCCGCCTCCTGCGGCCGAACCCCGACCACGACGGCGGGCTCGACACGGCCAATGATTTCCACGTGCCTGCCGATCTCCGGCGCGTCTGGGACTTCTCGGAGGCGGGCGTTCGCACCAGCCTCGAGGAATCGCGCGAGCGGCTCGGCATCGAGCGCATCGACCTCGTCTACCTGCACGACCCGGAACGGCACGATCTCGAACTTGCACTTGCCGAGGCGCTGCCCGCGCTCGAGCAGCTCCGCGAGGAGGGGGAGGCCCCCATGATCGGCATCGGCTCGATGGTGTCGGATGCTCTCGCTGCCGCCGTGCGCGGGGCCGACCTCGACCTCATCATGGTCGCCGGGAGGTACACGTTGCTCGAGCAGCCCGCGGCGGCCGACGTGCTGCCGGCGTGCCGGGAGACCGGAACCGGCATCGTCGCGGCATCCGTCTTCAACTCGGGCCTGCTGGCATCCAGCGCGCCGCGGCGCGACGGGCGTTACGAATACGGGCAGTTGCCGGATGCGCTGTGGGAACGGCTCGTCCGGATCGCCGCCGTCTGCGACGACCACGACGTGCCGCTTCCGGCGGCCGCCATCCAGTTCCCGCTCCAGGCTCCCGAGGTGCGCTCCGTGGTCGTGGGCGGCAGCCGCCCGGCGCAGCTGCAGCAGAACGCCGACTACGCTGCCCTGGAGATTCCCGAAGCACTCTGGCAGAACCTCGCCGCCGAAGGCCTCATCCAGGCTTCCGTCGCAACGATCTGA
- a CDS encoding RbsD/FucU domain-containing protein, producing MLEGIHPLLTGELLLHLDRMGHSDSVVIADAHFPAWALGRHVIDLPGTTTPEVLAAIRTVIPLDDAPGIDLMTSADGEVLDVQSELMDAAGTTLDTTRFVERFAYYEVAREAYLMVRTGETRKYGNALLRKGVVGHVSA from the coding sequence GTGCTGGAAGGCATCCACCCGCTGCTCACCGGAGAGCTGCTGCTGCACCTCGATCGGATGGGTCACTCCGACTCGGTCGTCATCGCCGACGCGCACTTCCCGGCGTGGGCGCTGGGGCGCCACGTGATCGACCTGCCCGGCACGACCACCCCCGAGGTACTCGCCGCGATCCGCACCGTGATTCCGCTGGATGACGCGCCCGGCATCGACCTGATGACATCGGCCGACGGCGAGGTGCTCGACGTGCAGAGCGAGCTGATGGATGCCGCCGGCACGACGCTGGACACCACCCGCTTCGTCGAGCGTTTCGCGTACTACGAGGTGGCCCGCGAGGCGTATCTGATGGTGCGCACCGGCGAGACCCGCAAGTACGGCAACGCCCTGCTGCGCAAGGGTGTGGTCGGGCACGTCTCCGCCTGA
- a CDS encoding VOC family protein codes for MAHGDITHIDIPVGDMERAKSFYSGLFGWDIAEMPGFEGYPMWRAPNGISGGGLAPRSDDFTHPRSYVEVDSIDDTVAAALAAGGSVAMEKQPIDENSSWAVIVDPDGNHVGLFEGVVGEG; via the coding sequence ATGGCGCACGGCGACATCACGCACATCGACATCCCGGTGGGCGACATGGAGAGGGCGAAGTCGTTCTATTCGGGCCTGTTCGGCTGGGATATCGCGGAGATGCCCGGGTTCGAGGGCTATCCGATGTGGCGAGCCCCGAACGGCATCTCCGGCGGCGGGCTCGCGCCGCGCAGCGACGACTTCACGCATCCGCGCTCATACGTCGAGGTCGACTCCATCGACGACACAGTCGCGGCGGCGCTCGCCGCGGGAGGCTCTGTCGCGATGGAGAAGCAGCCGATCGACGAGAACAGCTCCTGGGCGGTGATCGTCGACCCCGACGGCAACCACGTCGGACTGTTCGAGGGGGTCGTGGGGGAGGGGTGA
- a CDS encoding SGNH/GDSL hydrolase family protein, with the protein MDHLDRIVFIGDSITDAGRDRADPASLGDGYVSLLADGFAAQGATVRNLGISGNRAKDLAARWDAELMPTGPDLLTVYVGVNDMWRRFDSGDPTSAADFESTLRALLTQVVEAHRPRLILMEPFFLPVLAEQQEWLPDLDEKRAVVRSLAAEFGAELVPLHDIFTAAASEHPIADLAPDGVHPTRLGSEIIADAWREAALARDAR; encoded by the coding sequence ATGGATCACCTCGACCGCATCGTCTTCATCGGGGACTCGATCACGGATGCCGGACGCGATCGCGCGGACCCGGCCTCGCTGGGCGACGGCTACGTCTCGTTGCTCGCTGACGGGTTCGCCGCCCAGGGCGCGACCGTGCGAAACCTCGGGATCAGCGGCAATCGGGCGAAGGATCTCGCCGCACGGTGGGACGCCGAGCTGATGCCGACAGGGCCCGACCTGCTGACCGTGTACGTGGGTGTGAACGACATGTGGCGGCGCTTCGACAGTGGCGACCCGACGTCCGCAGCCGATTTCGAGTCGACGTTGCGTGCGCTGCTCACTCAAGTGGTCGAGGCGCACCGACCGCGGCTCATCCTCATGGAGCCGTTCTTCCTGCCGGTTCTCGCCGAGCAGCAGGAATGGCTGCCCGATCTCGATGAGAAGCGCGCCGTGGTCCGCTCGCTCGCGGCAGAGTTCGGCGCGGAGCTGGTGCCGCTGCACGACATCTTCACGGCGGCGGCATCCGAGCATCCGATCGCCGACCTCGCGCCCGACGGCGTGCACCCGACCAGGCTCGGGTCCGAGATCATCGCCGACGCCTGGCGGGAGGCCGCGCTCGCCCGCGACGCCCGCTGA
- a CDS encoding CGNR zinc finger domain-containing protein, with amino-acid sequence MLFTDDTAEGLRAAVWLVNSAEDPDTLDSLDDEGAFLSMFPYNGRLDRDAEELASLRALRPRLRAMLLAPRDEMAAHVNAALGESNLAPQLVRHVNADWHLHAVADEQPLAERVLIETTMALIDVIRADEGSRISVCDDDTCNALALDLSRNRSKRYCSATCANRNAVAAYRARRAGDD; translated from the coding sequence ATGCTCTTCACCGATGACACCGCGGAAGGCCTGCGCGCGGCCGTCTGGCTGGTGAACTCCGCAGAGGATCCGGACACGCTCGACAGCCTCGACGACGAGGGCGCCTTCCTCTCGATGTTCCCGTACAACGGCCGACTGGACCGCGATGCGGAAGAGCTCGCCTCATTGCGCGCGCTCCGCCCCCGCCTGCGCGCCATGCTGCTCGCCCCGCGCGACGAGATGGCGGCGCACGTCAACGCCGCGCTCGGGGAGTCGAATCTCGCCCCCCAGCTCGTCAGGCATGTCAACGCCGACTGGCACCTGCACGCGGTCGCCGACGAGCAGCCGCTCGCCGAGCGCGTGCTCATCGAGACCACCATGGCGCTGATCGACGTCATCCGCGCCGATGAGGGGTCGCGCATCTCCGTCTGCGACGACGACACGTGCAATGCCCTCGCCCTCGACCTCTCCCGCAACCGCTCGAAACGCTACTGCTCGGCCACCTGCGCGAATCGAAACGCCGTCGCGGCGTACCGTGCGCGGCGCGCTGGCGACGACTGA